The following proteins are co-located in the Roseovarius arcticus genome:
- a CDS encoding DUF3307 domain-containing protein, which produces MIETFTALIFAHVLADFVLQTAWINAQKRRIPVMMLHGALVLVCAQAATGQWASPWLLALAAVHVVIDAAKIRGGFHHFRGFVIDQAAHIVTLVIVAVAAPGLWATGQWAALPALLPLMAIASGLVVTLTAGQYAVALLMRPHGNRIRNNGLREGGRQIGLLERGLIFALIMLGQPLGVGFLIAAKSILRFGTAARDQRTAEYVIIGTLASFGWAILTAETVRWALTHLPPLEIAGLSP; this is translated from the coding sequence ATGATTGAGACGTTCACCGCGCTTATCTTTGCCCACGTCCTCGCCGATTTCGTCCTGCAAACGGCGTGGATCAATGCACAAAAGCGTCGTATTCCGGTGATGATGCTGCACGGCGCGCTGGTACTGGTCTGCGCACAGGCCGCGACCGGACAATGGGCCAGCCCTTGGCTACTAGCGCTGGCTGCTGTGCATGTGGTGATTGACGCCGCCAAGATCCGGGGCGGCTTTCACCACTTTCGCGGCTTTGTCATCGATCAGGCAGCGCACATCGTTACACTGGTGATCGTGGCCGTTGCCGCACCCGGACTATGGGCCACGGGCCAGTGGGCCGCCCTGCCCGCGCTACTGCCGCTGATGGCGATTGCATCGGGTCTGGTAGTCACGCTCACGGCGGGGCAATACGCGGTGGCGCTGCTTATGCGTCCGCATGGAAACCGTATCCGCAACAATGGCTTGCGCGAAGGTGGTCGGCAGATCGGCCTTTTGGAGCGAGGCCTGATATTCGCCCTTATCATGCTGGGGCAGCCGCTTGGCGTTGGCTTTCTTATTGCTGCGAAATCCATCCTGCGCTTTGGCACCGCCGCCCGCGATCAGCGTACGGCAGAATACGTCATTATCGGCACGCTGGCCTCATTCGGCTGGGCCATTCTGACAGCCGAGACGGTGCGCTGGGCACTAACGCACCTACCGCCGCTTGAGATCGCAGGCCTAAGCCCCTAG
- a CDS encoding HesB/IscA family protein, whose product MFGIPGKQAVTITDRAAGQIAKLMAKDGHQGLRIGVKKGGCAGMEYTMDYVTEVDPNDEVVEEAGARVMIAPMAQMFLFGTQIDYEVSLLESGFRFNNPNVTEACGCGESIKFADM is encoded by the coding sequence ATGTTCGGCATCCCCGGCAAGCAAGCCGTCACAATCACTGACCGCGCAGCGGGGCAGATCGCAAAACTAATGGCCAAGGACGGGCATCAGGGACTGCGCATCGGCGTCAAAAAAGGCGGCTGTGCGGGCATGGAATATACCATGGATTACGTCACCGAGGTGGACCCCAACGACGAGGTCGTTGAGGAAGCAGGCGCGCGCGTGATGATTGCGCCAATGGCGCAGATGTTCCTTTTTGGCACGCAGATCGACTACGAGGTCAGCTTGCTCGAATCCGGCTTCCGCTTTAACAACCCCAATGTCACCGAGGCCTGCGGCTGCGGCGAGTCCATAAAGTTTGCCGATATGTAA
- the tpiA gene encoding triose-phosphate isomerase, with protein MRRKLAAGNWKMNGGNAELDGLRTLSQIHSGAAIDILICPPFTLIAAAAECAGSIAIGGQNCHSDASGAHTGDISAQMLADVGASAVILGHSERRADHSETSEDVRAKAHAAHAAGLITIICVGESLDQREAQNTLDIIGGQLSTSVPDTATGENTVIAYEPCWAIGTGLTPTTDQIGDVHDFIRTRLEKRLGTGAGRSIRLLYGGSVKAANAAEIFAVSNVDGALVGGASLKSDDFSPIISALEAAANVS; from the coding sequence ATGCGGCGAAAACTGGCAGCGGGCAATTGGAAGATGAATGGCGGCAACGCGGAATTGGATGGCCTGCGCACGCTAAGCCAGATCCACTCCGGTGCCGCCATTGATATTCTCATCTGCCCGCCCTTTACACTGATCGCCGCCGCCGCAGAGTGTGCGGGATCCATCGCGATTGGGGGCCAGAATTGCCACTCAGACGCATCCGGCGCGCATACGGGAGACATCTCGGCCCAAATGCTGGCCGATGTCGGCGCGAGCGCCGTAATTCTGGGCCATTCCGAGCGGCGCGCAGATCACAGCGAGACGAGCGAAGATGTCCGCGCCAAGGCCCATGCCGCCCATGCCGCCGGGCTGATTACAATCATCTGCGTCGGCGAAAGCTTGGACCAACGCGAGGCGCAGAACACCCTTGATATCATCGGTGGGCAGCTATCCACCTCGGTGCCGGACACCGCAACTGGCGAAAACACGGTGATCGCGTATGAGCCATGCTGGGCTATCGGCACAGGCCTGACGCCCACGACCGATCAGATCGGTGACGTGCATGATTTTATCCGAACGCGACTGGAAAAGCGGCTCGGCACGGGCGCGGGACGCTCGATCCGGCTGCTCTATGGTGGATCGGTCAAGGCTGCCAACGCCGCCGAGATCTTTGCCGTGTCAAACGTGGACGGGGCACTGGTCGGGGGCGCCAGCCTGAAATCGGATGATTTCTCGCCAATCATCAGTGCCTTGGAGGCCGCAGCTAACGTATCATAG
- a CDS encoding Lrp/AsnC family transcriptional regulator, which translates to MAVRLDDLDRKILAELQADGGQSLDDIAKLVGSSKTPVWNRIRKMREVGVIRHQTYLLDAEKLGFEACFFVLIRTSEHDAAWQKAFLRALQGRPEVQEAHRLAGDIDYILKVRVENARAYDTFYQALISEVKVHNVTALLSMEEIKSTTVLPL; encoded by the coding sequence ATGGCTGTTCGTCTGGATGATCTGGATCGGAAAATTCTCGCTGAATTACAGGCGGATGGCGGGCAATCGCTGGACGATATTGCCAAATTGGTGGGCAGTTCCAAGACGCCCGTCTGGAATCGCATCCGCAAAATGCGCGAGGTCGGCGTGATCCGCCACCAGACCTATCTGCTGGACGCGGAAAAGCTGGGATTCGAGGCGTGCTTCTTTGTCCTGATCCGCACGTCCGAACATGACGCAGCGTGGCAGAAGGCATTTTTGCGTGCGCTGCAAGGCAGGCCCGAAGTGCAGGAGGCGCACCGCCTCGCGGGTGATATCGACTACATCCTTAAGGTTAGGGTCGAAAACGCGCGCGCCTACGACACGTTCTATCAAGCGCTGATTTCAGAGGTGAAGGTTCATAACGTTACCGCGTTGCTGTCGATGGAAGAGATTAAATCAACCACCGTTCTGCCGCTATGA
- a CDS encoding siroheme synthase produces MRHFPIFIALQGRRVVVSGGGDAALAKLRLLMKTEAHLTVFAPAPAPEICEWDANGHLALVRRSMASGDALGAALFYAADEDAAEDARTTALARADGALTNIVDNLEDSQFITPAIVDRDPVTVAIGTEGTAPVLARAIKADIERMLPTTLGPLARAARAFRGMAEALPMGRARRTFWSGFFFSTGPDALDRDSSANLGKVLEADLAQHLNQTQPAGRITFAVVASPDPELLPQKTRRILHEADLVLHGTHIATEVLDLARREATFGALPGTAQPLINAAMRGDHVICLCPAAPDPRQVMSCRHAGLPPQIIPGIAPIPTFALLEESA; encoded by the coding sequence TTGAGACATTTTCCCATCTTCATCGCATTGCAGGGCCGCCGGGTCGTAGTGTCAGGGGGCGGTGACGCCGCTCTGGCCAAGCTGCGCCTGCTGATGAAGACCGAGGCACACCTGACCGTGTTCGCACCCGCGCCCGCACCTGAGATTTGCGAATGGGACGCGAATGGCCACCTCGCGCTGGTGCGCCGCTCAATGGCGTCCGGCGATGCGCTAGGCGCCGCGCTGTTTTATGCCGCCGATGAGGATGCGGCTGAGGATGCCCGCACAACTGCGCTGGCCCGCGCCGACGGCGCGCTGACAAATATCGTCGACAATCTGGAGGACAGCCAGTTCATCACGCCCGCCATCGTGGACCGTGACCCAGTGACCGTCGCCATCGGGACCGAGGGCACCGCCCCCGTGCTAGCCCGCGCGATCAAGGCTGACATCGAGCGGATGCTGCCGACCACGCTTGGACCGCTTGCGCGCGCCGCACGCGCCTTTCGCGGCATGGCCGAGGCGCTTCCGATGGGCCGCGCGCGCCGCACGTTCTGGAGCGGATTCTTCTTCTCCACCGGGCCTGATGCGTTGGATCGGGACAGCAGCGCCAATCTGGGCAAAGTGCTGGAGGCCGATCTGGCGCAACATCTGAATCAAACCCAACCCGCCGGCCGCATCACCTTTGCGGTCGTCGCAAGCCCCGATCCAGAGCTGCTACCGCAGAAAACCCGACGCATCCTGCACGAGGCGGATCTGGTGCTGCACGGCACGCATATCGCGACCGAAGTGTTGGATCTGGCCCGGCGCGAGGCAACTTTTGGTGCGCTGCCCGGCACTGCGCAGCCGCTGATTAATGCGGCTATGCGGGGCGATCATGTCATATGCCTTTGCCCTGCTGCCCCCGACCCCAGACAGGTTATGTCCTGCCGCCACGCTGGCCTACCGCCGCAAATCATACCGGGCATCGCGCCCATCCCAACCTTCGCCCTACTAGAGGAGAGCGCCTGA
- a CDS encoding DUF2849 domain-containing protein — protein MPREFTPKVVTANTLLKGDVVYLAADDSWTPHLALADILTDEADADLRVLDAQARAAEVVGVYLADMTPTASGPEPTHFREDFRRTGPSNYFHGKQADPS, from the coding sequence ATGCCCCGCGAGTTCACCCCCAAGGTCGTCACCGCAAACACATTGTTGAAAGGCGACGTTGTCTATCTGGCCGCCGATGACAGCTGGACGCCGCATCTGGCGCTGGCCGACATCCTGACCGATGAGGCGGACGCCGATCTACGCGTGCTGGACGCGCAGGCCCGCGCCGCTGAGGTCGTTGGCGTCTATCTGGCCGATATGACCCCCACTGCCAGTGGCCCCGAGCCGACCCATTTTCGTGAGGATTTCCGCCGGACCGGACCCTCAAACTACTTCCATGGCAAGCAGGCGGACCCAAGCTGA
- a CDS encoding nitrite/sulfite reductase: MYTYTEFDAAFVAERNRQFRAQVARRVDGSLTEDEFKPLRLMNGLYLQLHAYMLRVAIPYGTLNARQMRQLAMIAERWDKGYGHFTTRQNIQFNWPELADVPDILDALGEVQMHAIQTSGNTIRNVTADHFAGAAADEVADPRPIAELIRQWSTDHPEFQFLPRKFKVAVTGSPMDRAVTLAHDIGLRIVRRDGQIGYQVLVGGGLGRTPMIGKVLHDFLPEEDLLPYIEAVVSVWNTIGRRDNKFKARIKITVHEHGIDDIRARVDARYALIRPQFTGIDQQMLGAIRNDFAAPVFRVAPADNYGAVRAADPVFRAWADTNLSEHRAPGYSIVSISLKAHGETPGDASADQMRVMADLAERFGHDELRISHEQNVILPHVHQSDLPAVHAALRAARLATANIGLISDIIACPGMDYCALATARSIPIAQEIATRFDALKLEHEIGEMKIKISGCINACGHHHVGHIGILGLDRAGVENYQITIGGDGGPDAQLGDRTGPGFSADDIVPAIEAIMQAYLAHRTDASETFLATYRRLGMNPFKTALYGEAEAAKAARRKAEAYVAA, encoded by the coding sequence ATGTATACCTATACCGAATTTGACGCCGCCTTCGTCGCCGAGCGTAACCGCCAGTTTCGCGCGCAGGTCGCGCGGCGGGTCGACGGCTCGCTGACCGAGGACGAGTTCAAGCCGCTACGCCTGATGAACGGACTCTATCTGCAACTGCACGCCTATATGCTGCGCGTCGCGATCCCCTACGGCACGCTGAACGCGCGCCAGATGCGCCAGTTGGCCATGATCGCAGAGCGGTGGGACAAGGGTTATGGCCATTTTACCACGCGCCAGAACATCCAGTTTAACTGGCCCGAGCTGGCAGATGTACCTGACATTCTGGATGCGCTTGGCGAGGTGCAGATGCACGCGATCCAGACCAGCGGCAACACGATCCGCAACGTCACGGCAGATCATTTCGCCGGCGCCGCCGCTGATGAGGTCGCCGACCCGCGCCCCATCGCGGAGCTGATCCGCCAATGGTCGACCGATCATCCGGAATTTCAATTCCTTCCGCGCAAATTCAAGGTCGCTGTAACCGGCAGCCCGATGGACCGCGCCGTGACACTGGCGCACGATATCGGACTGCGCATCGTTCGCCGCGACGGCCAGATCGGCTATCAGGTGCTGGTTGGCGGCGGTCTGGGCCGCACGCCCATGATCGGCAAAGTCCTGCATGATTTCCTGCCGGAGGAGGATCTGCTGCCTTACATCGAGGCGGTCGTCAGCGTCTGGAACACGATCGGGCGGCGCGACAACAAGTTCAAAGCGCGCATCAAGATCACCGTCCACGAGCATGGCATCGACGATATCCGCGCCCGCGTCGACGCGCGCTACGCGCTGATCCGGCCACAGTTCACTGGCATCGACCAGCAGATGCTGGGCGCGATCCGCAATGATTTTGCTGCGCCCGTGTTTCGCGTGGCGCCGGCGGATAACTACGGCGCCGTGCGCGCCGCCGATCCGGTCTTTCGCGCATGGGCGGATACGAACCTCTCCGAGCACCGGGCGCCGGGATATTCCATCGTATCAATCAGCCTCAAGGCGCATGGCGAGACTCCGGGCGATGCCAGCGCAGACCAAATGCGTGTGATGGCGGATCTGGCCGAACGCTTTGGCCATGACGAGTTGCGCATTAGCCACGAGCAGAACGTGATCTTGCCACATGTGCACCAGTCCGATCTGCCTGCCGTCCATGCCGCGCTACGTGCTGCGCGTCTCGCGACCGCCAATATAGGCCTGATTTCAGACATCATCGCCTGCCCCGGCATGGATTACTGCGCGTTGGCTACCGCCCGCTCGATCCCTATCGCGCAAGAGATCGCGACGCGCTTTGACGCGCTGAAGCTTGAGCATGAGATCGGCGAGATGAAGATTAAAATCTCGGGCTGCATCAACGCTTGCGGGCACCATCATGTCGGCCATATCGGCATCCTGGGCCTTGATCGTGCGGGGGTCGAAAATTACCAGATCACCATCGGCGGCGATGGCGGCCCGGATGCGCAGCTAGGGGACCGCACCGGGCCCGGATTTTCTGCGGATGATATCGTGCCGGCTATTGAGGCGATCATGCAGGCCTATCTGGCCCACCGAACGGACGCGTCCGAGACGTTTCTGGCCACATATCGGCGCCTCGGTATGAACCCGTTCAAGACCGCGCTTTACGGCGAGGCAGAGGCGGCCAAGGCTGCCCGTAGAAAGGCGGAGGCCTATGTCGCTGCATAG
- a CDS encoding phosphoadenylyl-sulfate reductase, with protein sequence MSLHSALPDTRTSDLHRRAAALNDAYRHHSAIAVLARALHDSDVGQLALVSSFGAESVVLLHMVALARRETPVIFLETGMLFTETLVYQQELAERLGLRDMRIIRPDTADLKAQDPAATLNQTSTDACCALRKTAPLTRALACFDGWITGRKRYQGGARATLEFFEVEEGANRLKVNPLAHWQPGDARTYIEENRLPRHPLVAQGYPSIGCMPCTSPVAPGEDARAGRWKGQDKSECGIHMINGKLVRQGESA encoded by the coding sequence ATGTCGCTGCATAGCGCCCTGCCAGACACGCGCACGTCTGATCTGCACCGACGCGCCGCCGCGCTGAACGACGCCTATCGCCACCACTCGGCGATCGCGGTGCTTGCGCGCGCGCTGCATGATTCTGATGTCGGGCAGCTGGCCCTCGTCTCCAGCTTTGGTGCGGAGTCGGTAGTGCTCCTGCATATGGTCGCGCTGGCGCGGCGCGAGACACCTGTGATTTTCCTTGAGACAGGGATGCTGTTCACCGAAACGCTGGTCTACCAGCAGGAACTGGCCGAGCGTCTGGGCCTGCGCGACATGCGTATCATCCGCCCTGATACAGCCGATCTAAAGGCCCAGGATCCCGCCGCCACGCTGAACCAGACCAGTACCGATGCCTGCTGCGCGCTGCGCAAAACGGCGCCGCTGACGCGCGCTTTGGCATGCTTTGACGGCTGGATCACCGGGCGCAAACGCTATCAGGGCGGCGCACGTGCCACCCTCGAATTCTTTGAGGTCGAGGAGGGCGCGAACAGGCTCAAGGTCAATCCGCTGGCTCATTGGCAGCCAGGCGACGCGCGAACGTACATTGAGGAAAACCGCCTGCCGCGCCATCCGCTGGTGGCCCAAGGATACCCGTCGATCGGCTGCATGCCCTGCACGTCGCCTGTGGCACCGGGCGAGGATGCGCGCGCGGGTCGCTGGAAGGGCCAGGACAAATCCGAATGCGGCATCCACATGATTAACGGCAAACTCGTCAGACAAGGAGAAAGCGCATGA
- a CDS encoding DUF934 domain-containing protein, whose translation MSVIVTDTGFGPDDWTAPIVALEDARDGVGIDLPSTVDPAELAGRLPDIAMIRVDFPSSADGRGFSIARQLRLMGYHGRLRARGHVLADQYAMARRCGFDEVEIDDALATRQPQDQWLFRADWRAHDYQARLRG comes from the coding sequence ATGAGCGTTATCGTGACAGACACAGGCTTTGGCCCCGACGACTGGACAGCGCCCATAGTGGCGCTCGAGGATGCGCGCGATGGCGTTGGCATTGACCTGCCCTCCACGGTGGACCCCGCCGAATTGGCCGGCCGCCTGCCGGATATCGCGATGATCCGCGTCGATTTTCCCAGCTCGGCAGATGGGCGCGGTTTCTCTATCGCGCGCCAGTTGCGACTGATGGGCTATCATGGGCGCCTGCGGGCGCGCGGTCATGTTCTGGCCGATCAGTATGCTATGGCGCGGCGCTGCGGCTTTGACGAGGTCGAGATTGACGACGCGCTGGCCACCCGCCAGCCACAGGATCAGTGGCTCTTTCGCGCCGATTGGCGCGCGCATGACTATCAAGCCAGACTACGGGGCTGA
- a CDS encoding ferredoxin--NADP reductase, translating to MNEMTQVNQTAAQIAANEDSAPAPQRAAPALPDAQTVTQVTHWTDKLFSFRITRPASMRFRSGEFVMIGLMGDPHPETGKQKPLLRAYSIASPSWDDELEFYSIKVQDGPLTSKLQHIQPGDQVILRPKPVGTLVHDALLPGKRLWLFATGTGFAPFASLLRDPQTYEDYDEVIVTHTCRTVGELTYAAQLIEDIRSNEMLEELIGDGFADKLRYYPTTTREESPKMGRITSLMRSGEMYADLGVPPLSPENDRAMICGNMAFNLELKDLFEEYGLREGANSAPREYVVEKAFLD from the coding sequence ATGAACGAGATGACCCAAGTGAACCAAACCGCAGCCCAGATCGCCGCGAACGAAGATAGCGCGCCGGCGCCGCAGCGCGCGGCGCCTGCCCTTCCTGATGCGCAGACCGTCACGCAGGTGACGCATTGGACAGACAAGCTATTCTCGTTTCGCATCACGCGGCCTGCCTCGATGCGGTTTCGCTCGGGTGAGTTCGTGATGATCGGTCTAATGGGCGATCCGCACCCCGAAACCGGCAAGCAAAAACCGCTGCTGCGCGCCTACTCCATCGCATCCCCGTCGTGGGATGACGAGCTGGAGTTCTATTCAATCAAGGTGCAGGACGGGCCGCTCACGTCCAAGCTGCAGCATATCCAGCCCGGCGATCAGGTAATTTTGCGTCCCAAGCCCGTTGGAACGCTGGTGCATGACGCGCTGCTTCCGGGCAAACGCCTGTGGCTCTTTGCGACCGGCACCGGATTTGCGCCGTTCGCGTCGCTTTTGCGCGATCCGCAGACCTACGAGGACTACGACGAGGTCATCGTGACCCACACCTGCCGCACAGTGGGTGAGCTTACATACGCTGCGCAACTGATTGAGGACATCCGCAGCAATGAGATGCTGGAGGAGCTGATCGGAGACGGCTTTGCCGACAAGCTGCGCTATTACCCGACCACCACGCGCGAAGAGAGCCCCAAGATGGGCCGCATCACCAGCCTGATGCGCTCGGGCGAAATGTATGCTGATCTGGGCGTGCCGCCTCTATCGCCCGAAAATGATCGCGCGATGATTTGCGGGAACATGGCCTTCAATCTGGAGCTGAAGGATCTGTTCGAGGAGTATGGCCTGCGTGAAGGCGCTAACTCTGCACCGCGCGAATATGTTGTTGAAAAGGCGTTTCTCGACTGA
- a CDS encoding translation initiation factor 3: MKNLIWIVLAAIVLIGGYVLVTGRSPAELIETDSAEQINAPAELEQTADEASAAMDDTAADVDAAADEAGAAVETATDDLLKNADGAVSAVESTASDAAASATDAANSAIEGVQDAVDAMSEEGSDAMKVVDDAAAKAAAAASDTAEATGDAAEATANTAAEAVDDAASTAPDAADNADTSEGTMTDTATEAAAPLTVENFDMDAAAQMIDNSNINATQKTLLKATLQKAQENPELLQAALAQARAALGM; the protein is encoded by the coding sequence ATGAAAAACCTTATTTGGATCGTGCTGGCCGCGATCGTTCTGATTGGCGGCTATGTGCTGGTTACCGGCCGATCACCAGCCGAGTTGATCGAAACGGACAGTGCCGAGCAGATCAATGCACCCGCCGAGTTGGAGCAGACCGCGGATGAAGCAAGTGCTGCGATGGACGATACCGCCGCCGATGTCGATGCTGCCGCAGATGAAGCAGGCGCCGCGGTCGAGACGGCCACGGACGATCTGCTGAAGAATGCAGATGGGGCAGTGAGCGCCGTCGAAAGCACCGCCAGCGACGCCGCAGCTAGCGCGACGGACGCCGCAAACTCCGCTATTGAGGGCGTTCAGGACGCCGTCGACGCGATGTCGGAGGAGGGCAGCGATGCCATGAAGGTCGTAGACGACGCAGCAGCAAAAGCGGCCGCAGCAGCGAGCGATACGGCTGAGGCGACAGGCGATGCGGCTGAGGCTACCGCGAACACGGCCGCAGAGGCTGTCGATGACGCGGCAAGCACGGCGCCTGATGCAGCTGACAATGCGGACACTTCCGAAGGCACTATGACAGACACGGCAACAGAGGCGGCTGCCCCCTTGACCGTAGAAAACTTTGATATGGATGCCGCTGCACAGATGATTGATAACTCGAACATCAACGCCACGCAAAAGACGCTGCTGAAGGCAACGCTGCAAAAAGCGCAGGAAAATCCTGAGCTTCTGCAAGCCGCGCTCGCTCAGGCGCGTGCAGCACTGGGAATGTAA
- the infC gene encoding translation initiation factor IF-3, whose translation MATLPLNVINNYPRIKAIARRPHNAPPQRDTGPRVNDRIRDAEIRLIGADGDNVGVVSGARAMEMAEEAGLDLVEISPNAKPPVCKIMDFGKYKYETQKREAEARKKQKIIEVKEVKFRPNTDTNDYDVKMRNVFKFLENGDKVKITLRFRGREMAHQDLGRELLQRVAADVEGSGKVENMPKMEGRQMIMIIGPMPR comes from the coding sequence ATGGCTACGTTGCCCCTGAACGTCATTAATAACTATCCAAGGATCAAAGCCATAGCCCGCAGACCGCATAACGCGCCGCCACAGCGCGACACAGGACCTCGCGTAAACGACCGCATTCGCGATGCGGAAATTCGGCTCATCGGGGCCGATGGCGACAATGTAGGCGTCGTGTCAGGCGCTCGAGCGATGGAAATGGCAGAAGAGGCTGGGCTGGATCTGGTCGAAATTTCGCCCAACGCCAAGCCGCCTGTTTGCAAGATTATGGATTTCGGCAAATACAAGTACGAGACGCAAAAGCGCGAGGCCGAAGCGCGCAAGAAGCAGAAGATCATTGAGGTGAAGGAGGTCAAGTTCCGCCCCAACACCGATACGAACGACTACGACGTCAAGATGCGCAACGTCTTCAAGTTTCTGGAAAATGGCGACAAGGTCAAGATCACGCTGCGCTTTCGCGGCCGCGAGATGGCCCACCAGGATTTGGGCCGCGAGTTGTTGCAACGCGTTGCTGCCGACGTCGAGGGCTCCGGCAAGGTCGAGAATATGCCCAAGATGGAAGGCCGCCAGATGATTATGATCATCGGCCCGATGCCACGGTAA
- a CDS encoding FAD binding domain-containing protein, whose product MYAFEIERPTSIADAVKALAADEAQPLGGGQTLIPTLKQRLAMPSVLVSLSGINEMRGICTDDTGRLCIGGGTTHGEVAAGAFPGLAGMAAKIGDPAVRNRGTLGGSLANNDPSACYPAAALGLGATIVTDNREIAADDFFQGMFDTALNDGEIITQVKFPVPVKSGYAKFEQPASRFALVGVFVAKFDDGARVAVTGASESGVFRWSEAEAALSGDFSAGALEGLNVPADGMIGDLHGTPEYRAHLVSVMTKRAIAAAS is encoded by the coding sequence ATGTACGCATTTGAGATAGAACGGCCGACAAGCATCGCGGATGCGGTCAAGGCACTGGCCGCGGACGAAGCGCAGCCTCTGGGCGGGGGGCAGACACTGATCCCGACGCTAAAGCAACGGCTTGCGATGCCGTCCGTTCTGGTCAGCCTGTCTGGCATCAATGAGATGCGCGGGATCTGCACCGATGACACAGGGCGCCTGTGTATCGGGGGCGGCACAACGCATGGCGAGGTTGCGGCGGGCGCGTTTCCGGGACTTGCCGGTATGGCGGCCAAGATCGGTGATCCGGCGGTGCGCAATCGCGGCACGCTGGGCGGATCGCTCGCTAACAATGATCCATCGGCCTGCTATCCTGCGGCCGCATTGGGGCTGGGCGCAACTATAGTGACGGACAACCGCGAAATTGCGGCGGACGACTTCTTTCAGGGGATGTTTGACACAGCGCTGAACGATGGCGAGATCATTACGCAGGTGAAATTTCCGGTCCCCGTCAAGTCAGGCTATGCGAAATTTGAGCAGCCGGCATCGCGGTTTGCCTTGGTCGGAGTGTTTGTCGCGAAATTTGATGATGGCGCGCGCGTGGCCGTCACTGGTGCGTCCGAAAGCGGTGTGTTCCGCTGGAGCGAGGCCGAGGCGGCGCTGAGCGGTGATTTCAGCGCGGGCGCACTGGAGGGACTGAACGTGCCGGCGGACGGCATGATCGGTGATCTGCACGGAACGCCTGAATATCGCGCGCACTTGGTCAGCGTGATGACCAAACGCGCCATTGCTGCGGCAAGCTGA